From Amphritea atlantica, a single genomic window includes:
- the cpaB gene encoding Flp pilus assembly protein CpaB, protein MFKGRTLILILVSGLLAFGAAFMANNWLERQTPVVAESTSTDTESVVTAALEILYGQKVEARQLTTVEMPKAYAPEGAIRNTDDVVGMIAQADIIPGEILMSARFSKTATGSALASLIEPNMRAVTVRVNDVIGVAGFLLPGNRVDVLASREVSKRTYTDTILSDLKVLAVDQTARAKKNDPVIVRAVTLEVTPAQAERIVKARGEGPIQLSLRNPEDKSKPKPRVRTVSRDSYVTIIRGTNAQKSKVSL, encoded by the coding sequence ATGTTTAAAGGTAGAACATTGATACTCATTCTCGTGTCAGGCCTGCTTGCCTTTGGCGCGGCGTTTATGGCCAACAACTGGCTCGAACGGCAGACCCCTGTCGTCGCAGAAAGCACATCGACTGACACCGAATCCGTGGTCACGGCTGCACTGGAAATCCTTTATGGTCAGAAAGTCGAAGCGCGGCAACTGACAACTGTCGAAATGCCCAAAGCGTATGCACCCGAGGGCGCCATCCGGAACACCGATGACGTCGTAGGCATGATCGCCCAGGCCGATATCATCCCCGGTGAAATTCTGATGTCGGCCCGCTTCTCAAAAACGGCAACAGGCAGCGCTCTGGCATCACTGATTGAACCGAACATGCGTGCCGTCACCGTGCGCGTCAACGACGTTATCGGCGTGGCCGGCTTCCTGTTACCGGGCAACCGGGTCGATGTATTGGCCAGCCGGGAAGTAAGCAAGCGCACCTATACCGACACCATACTATCCGATCTTAAAGTGCTTGCCGTTGATCAGACCGCCAGGGCGAAGAAAAACGACCCGGTCATCGTGCGTGCGGTAACTCTGGAAGTGACTCCGGCACAAGCAGAGAGAATCGTTAAAGCGCGCGGTGAGGGGCCGATACAACTCAGCCTTCGCAACCCGGAAGACAAGAGCAAGCCCAAGCCCCGGGTTCGAACCGTGAGCAGGGACTCCTACGTCACCATTATACGGGGCACCAATGCGCAGAAAAGCAAGGTCAGCCTGTAA
- a CDS encoding type II and III secretion system protein family protein, giving the protein MQYLTQHPVRYLGALVILMILLSGSPVTAQELTRSTTLDTFNELTDRNQQVRTIWVPLYKSHILKLNRPVKKVSIGNPDIADILIMRSDQLYVLGRGLGTTNVLLWDNKNKLISAFDIEVTHDLNTLKAKLFQLLPDEDIKVHSSQGAIVLSGEVTSLSKMNTAMEIANSFTPPTKNDDEAISSVVNLMGVGGAQQVMLKVTVAEVSRDVSRKMGIKFNAFDSGNKFQIGAVSGGAKFPDAGPSPFTQGGLFGPLTDQFAPNDLSILDKGLFASYLDNDFIFSMALDAAKENGSAKILAEPTLTTLSGQEASFLSGGEFPVPVPDEDGITIDFKEFGIGLKFVPVVLDSKRINMKLNISVSELTSATSISFGTGSSSGFFVPALTKRSASSTVELADGQTIGIAGLMNENMREVINKFPGLGDIPVLGNLFRSQEFEKGETELVILVTPQLATPVARDSIPLPTDNFVEPNDFEFYILGKTLGSTDNTSQSSGASDATTTEAMAAEPDVSSGEAPTDPPATSFAAPPLPTIGGRSGGMESSYGHSIN; this is encoded by the coding sequence ATGCAATATTTAACACAACATCCCGTACGCTATCTGGGGGCCCTGGTTATATTGATGATCCTGCTTTCAGGTAGCCCGGTCACAGCACAAGAGCTGACACGCTCCACCACGCTGGACACATTCAACGAACTTACCGACCGCAATCAACAGGTCAGAACTATCTGGGTTCCTTTATATAAGTCCCACATTCTGAAACTGAACCGGCCGGTGAAGAAAGTGTCGATCGGCAACCCTGATATCGCAGACATCCTGATTATGCGCTCGGATCAGCTCTATGTGCTGGGCAGAGGCCTGGGTACGACCAATGTTCTGCTATGGGACAACAAAAACAAGCTCATCAGCGCCTTCGATATCGAGGTTACCCATGATCTGAATACCCTCAAGGCCAAGCTGTTTCAGCTACTGCCCGACGAGGATATCAAGGTTCACTCATCTCAGGGTGCCATTGTGTTAAGCGGTGAGGTCACCAGCCTGAGCAAGATGAACACCGCAATGGAGATTGCCAACAGCTTTACCCCACCAACTAAGAATGACGATGAGGCTATTTCCAGCGTAGTCAATCTGATGGGGGTTGGCGGAGCCCAGCAGGTGATGCTGAAAGTCACCGTGGCAGAAGTCTCCCGCGATGTCAGCCGTAAGATGGGCATCAAGTTCAACGCCTTCGACTCCGGTAATAAATTCCAGATCGGAGCTGTCAGTGGCGGTGCCAAGTTTCCTGATGCAGGTCCTAGTCCATTTACCCAAGGGGGTCTCTTTGGACCGCTGACTGATCAGTTCGCCCCCAACGACCTGTCAATTTTGGACAAGGGACTATTTGCCAGTTATCTGGATAATGATTTTATCTTCAGCATGGCCCTCGATGCCGCTAAAGAGAATGGCTCCGCCAAGATTCTGGCTGAACCCACCCTGACCACCCTATCCGGCCAGGAGGCTTCCTTCCTTTCCGGCGGTGAATTCCCGGTTCCGGTACCCGATGAAGATGGCATCACCATCGACTTCAAGGAGTTCGGTATCGGTCTTAAGTTTGTCCCGGTGGTGCTGGACTCCAAGCGTATCAATATGAAGCTCAATATCAGCGTCAGTGAGCTGACATCTGCCACGAGCATCTCCTTTGGTACCGGAAGCAGTTCAGGGTTCTTTGTTCCGGCACTGACCAAGCGCTCCGCCAGTTCGACGGTTGAGCTGGCCGATGGACAGACCATCGGCATTGCCGGCCTGATGAATGAAAACATGCGCGAAGTGATCAATAAATTCCCCGGTCTCGGCGATATTCCAGTGCTCGGCAACTTGTTCCGCAGCCAGGAATTTGAAAAGGGCGAAACCGAATTAGTGATTCTGGTGACTCCGCAGCTGGCGACACCCGTTGCCCGCGACAGTATCCCACTGCCAACCGATAACTTTGTTGAGCCCAATGATTTTGAATTCTACATCCTCGGTAAAACTCTCGGCAGCACCGATAACACGTCTCAGTCCAGTGGCGCGTCAGACGCTACCACCACTGAAGCCATGGCTGCCGAGCCTGATGTAAGCAGCGGTGAAGCACCAACGGACCCGCCAGCCACCAGCTTTGCCGCACCGCCACTGCCAACGATTGGCGGGCGTTCCGGCGGCATGGAAAGTAGCTACGGCCACTCGATTAACTAG